Proteins encoded by one window of Bacillus sp. DTU_2020_1000418_1_SI_GHA_SEK_038:
- a CDS encoding ABC transporter permease, translating into MVEIESVIKHSTIKHKLKRQQKQLFMRRLLSNKQILTGGILLLILIIITVIGPLLVPYSPYQMEVMDRLKAPNGSHLLGTDEFGRDLLTRIIYGGRITIGVGLSVALISSVLGLIVGLYASYYRALDQILMRICDGLMAIPAILLAIALMAALGPNTLNVIIALSIVFTPYIARVIRSSALVVREQTYIEAMRAQGASNLRIIWRHIMPNTISPLVIQATFIFAEAIIIEAALSFLGAGVPAPEPSWGSILHDGKTVIFNAWWMTVFPGITIVMSVLGLNLLGDGLRDLIDPHTNHAKK; encoded by the coding sequence ATTGTGGAAATTGAAAGCGTTATAAAACACTCTACTATCAAACACAAACTTAAAAGACAACAAAAACAACTATTTATGCGGCGACTTCTATCGAACAAACAAATACTTACCGGTGGCATATTGTTACTCATCTTAATCATAATAACGGTCATTGGACCGTTGCTAGTTCCATATAGCCCATATCAAATGGAAGTAATGGATCGCTTAAAAGCTCCTAATGGTTCACATCTTCTAGGAACGGATGAATTTGGCCGTGATCTTTTAACCCGTATTATTTATGGAGGCAGAATAACAATTGGTGTGGGCCTCTCGGTAGCATTAATATCTTCAGTCTTAGGATTAATTGTTGGGTTATATGCAAGTTACTATCGAGCGTTAGATCAAATTCTAATGAGAATCTGTGATGGATTAATGGCTATACCGGCAATTTTATTAGCAATCGCATTAATGGCGGCATTAGGTCCAAATACTTTGAACGTTATTATTGCTCTAAGTATTGTTTTTACTCCATATATTGCACGTGTCATTCGTTCATCAGCCTTAGTCGTTCGTGAACAAACTTATATAGAAGCAATGAGAGCACAAGGGGCAAGCAACTTAAGAATAATCTGGCGTCATATTATGCCTAATACCATCTCTCCGCTTGTAATTCAAGCAACGTTTATTTTTGCCGAAGCTATTATTATCGAGGCTGCTCTAAGCTTTTTAGGTGCTGGTGTCCCTGCTCCGGAGCCTAGTTGGGGAAGTATTTTACATGATGGAAAAACAGTAATATTTAATGCGTGGTGGATGACCGTTTTCCCTGGGATCACCATTGTGATGTCGGTTCTTGGATTAAATTTACTAGGGGATGGTCTCAGAGATTTAATTGATCCTCACACAAATCATGCAAAAAAATAA